One Methylophilus sp. TWE2 DNA segment encodes these proteins:
- a CDS encoding S49 family peptidase: MQEEHQQSSDSKSTTQSPDWAMRTLEKIALAGLQEQKAARRWAVFFKSLSFLFLLLLLLVVMGVVGQNKTASTAHTALIDIAGVIEAGGQVNADAVISSLNDAYDNKGTKGIILRINSPGGSPVQAGIINDEIHRQRKLHPEIPVYAVVEDICASGGYYIAVAADKIFVDKASIVGSIGVLMDGYGFTELMKKVGVERRLLTAGSNKGMLDPFSPVNPKQQAFAQTMLDQIHQQFITVVREGRGSRLKENEEIFSGLFWNGEESIKLGLADAQGSAEYVAREVIKQAEIVDFTYQDTVVDRFAKKLGASMAQELGMSAKNLLPSLR, translated from the coding sequence ATGCAAGAAGAACATCAGCAGTCATCTGACTCCAAATCCACCACGCAATCTCCCGATTGGGCAATGCGCACCTTAGAGAAAATTGCACTGGCTGGATTGCAGGAGCAGAAAGCAGCCAGGCGCTGGGCAGTTTTTTTCAAATCCCTGAGCTTTCTTTTCCTATTGCTATTGTTATTGGTGGTGATGGGCGTGGTTGGGCAAAATAAGACTGCGTCGACTGCACACACCGCCCTCATTGATATTGCCGGTGTGATTGAAGCAGGCGGCCAGGTCAATGCCGATGCAGTCATCAGCAGCCTCAACGATGCTTATGACAACAAAGGGACTAAGGGGATTATTTTGCGTATCAACAGCCCTGGCGGTAGCCCCGTGCAGGCCGGTATCATCAATGATGAAATTCACCGCCAGCGCAAATTGCATCCAGAAATTCCGGTCTATGCCGTGGTAGAAGATATTTGCGCTTCTGGCGGATACTATATTGCCGTGGCTGCTGACAAGATTTTTGTCGATAAAGCCAGTATCGTCGGTTCTATCGGCGTATTGATGGATGGTTATGGCTTCACCGAACTCATGAAAAAGGTGGGTGTTGAGCGCCGCCTGCTGACGGCTGGTTCAAACAAAGGCATGCTGGATCCTTTCTCCCCTGTTAATCCTAAACAGCAGGCTTTTGCACAAACTATGCTTGATCAGATTCATCAGCAATTTATCACTGTCGTGCGTGAAGGCCGCGGGAGCCGCCTGAAAGAAAATGAAGAGATCTTTAGCGGGTTGTTCTGGAACGGTGAAGAAAGCATCAAATTGGGCTTGGCAGATGCGCAGGGGAGTGCAGAATATGTGGCAAGAGAAGTGATCAAGCAAGCTGAAATCGTTGATTTTACTTATCAGGATACTGTTGTTGACCGTTTCGCCAAGAAATTGGGGGCCAGCATGGCGCAGGAGTTGGGCATGAGTGCCAAAAACCTGCTGCCGTCCCTGAGATAG
- a CDS encoding Rieske 2Fe-2S domain-containing protein, with protein sequence MSDAVTFKSEDLLEKGNGLRFAVPVLGPHATGFVVRFEGKPYAYVNRCAHVPVELDWEHGKFFNMTQEWIICATHGAMYAPQTGRCVMGPCQGKSLSPIPVTEEAGVIKVHLDQF encoded by the coding sequence ATGAGTGATGCCGTGACCTTTAAAAGTGAGGATTTGCTCGAAAAGGGGAATGGCTTGCGTTTTGCTGTGCCTGTGCTTGGGCCGCATGCGACTGGTTTCGTCGTGCGCTTTGAAGGCAAGCCTTATGCGTATGTGAATCGTTGTGCACATGTGCCGGTGGAGCTGGACTGGGAGCATGGCAAGTTTTTTAATATGACCCAGGAATGGATCATCTGTGCCACACACGGTGCGATGTATGCACCCCAAACCGGACGTTGCGTCATGGGGCCATGTCAGGGAAAAAGTCTGTCACCGATTCCGGTCACAGAAGAGGCGGGTGTCATCAAAGTCCATCTGGATCAGTTTTAA
- a CDS encoding HAD family hydrolase: MKQFDLVVWDWDGTIADSTGLISQALIKAAEQAGLPGLSEARARSIIGLGLRESIEVLYGDLPEFQAQALATNYNRNYYANENNILLFAGIAELIASVDKKGCKQAVATGKGRRGLNTALQLSGLSRYYNATKTVDECFSKPHPQMLDELMDELVVMPERTLMIGDSQYDIQMGKNAGVITAAVSYGSQTAEHLQQYSPDYIFDDVATLSAWLLEQT; the protein is encoded by the coding sequence GTGAAACAATTTGATTTAGTGGTTTGGGATTGGGACGGCACGATCGCGGACTCTACCGGCCTGATTTCGCAGGCATTAATAAAAGCGGCAGAGCAAGCAGGTTTGCCAGGCCTCAGCGAAGCGCGGGCGCGCAGTATTATTGGCTTAGGCTTGCGTGAGTCGATTGAAGTGCTGTATGGAGATCTCCCGGAGTTTCAGGCGCAAGCCCTGGCAACGAATTACAATCGTAATTATTATGCCAATGAAAACAACATATTACTGTTTGCTGGTATTGCTGAACTGATTGCCAGTGTGGATAAAAAAGGATGTAAACAGGCCGTCGCGACAGGAAAGGGGCGGCGTGGGTTGAATACCGCGTTGCAACTTTCTGGATTATCCCGATATTACAATGCCACCAAAACGGTGGATGAGTGTTTTTCCAAACCACATCCGCAAATGCTGGATGAGCTCATGGACGAACTGGTGGTCATGCCTGAGCGCACACTGATGATTGGTGACTCGCAATATGACATACAAATGGGCAAAAATGCCGGGGTCATCACAGCGGCGGTCAGTTATGGCTCGCAAACAGCCGAGCATTTACAGCAGTATTCCCCGGATTATATATTTGATGATGTGGCAACATTAAGTGCCTGGCTACTGGAGCAAACATGA
- a CDS encoding pseudouridine synthase gives MTSQFQTSSLPPALTSSASDSEARPASDRVTHLRVDEASETQRIDNYLAKVLKGVPKSHIYRILRSGEVRVNKKRVDAEYRLQLGDEVRVPPIRIAETAAKPSVSNIKVKLAEQVIYEDDAMLALNKPAGMAVHGGSGISLGVIEQLRLERPQAKFLELVHRLDRETSGVLMIAKKRSALTALHDAMRHHRMDKRYLMLVQGQWLESKRKVTLDLQKYVTEEGERRVQVVDEPLLNTEPGGRKSLKATGIVAKRHAAKGKFEVETQVSETWFYLQENLGAYSFLQAKLITGRTHQLRVQLSHLGFPILGDDKYGDFALNKQLSKQGLKRMFLHSSETRIAHPLTGEPLHLVAPLPLELGSFLQQQRQFKLVK, from the coding sequence ATGACTTCACAATTTCAAACATCATCCTTGCCGCCAGCGCTAACCAGCAGTGCAAGCGACTCTGAAGCGCGGCCAGCCAGTGACCGCGTGACGCATTTGCGTGTGGATGAGGCTTCGGAAACACAACGTATAGATAACTACCTGGCCAAGGTGCTCAAAGGGGTACCCAAAAGCCATATTTACCGTATTTTGCGTAGTGGTGAGGTCCGCGTAAACAAGAAGCGGGTGGACGCCGAATATCGTTTGCAACTTGGTGATGAAGTCAGGGTTCCACCGATCCGCATTGCTGAAACTGCGGCCAAGCCGTCTGTCAGCAACATTAAAGTGAAGTTGGCTGAACAGGTGATTTATGAAGATGATGCCATGCTGGCTCTGAACAAGCCTGCCGGAATGGCGGTGCATGGCGGCAGTGGTATCAGCCTGGGCGTCATTGAGCAACTGCGCCTGGAGCGTCCACAAGCCAAGTTCCTGGAGCTGGTGCATCGGTTGGACCGTGAAACCTCAGGGGTATTGATGATTGCCAAAAAACGTTCAGCACTCACAGCCCTGCATGATGCCATGCGGCATCACCGTATGGATAAACGTTACCTGATGCTGGTACAAGGGCAATGGCTGGAGAGTAAAAGGAAAGTGACTCTGGATCTGCAAAAGTATGTCACAGAAGAGGGGGAGCGCCGCGTACAGGTCGTTGATGAACCTTTGCTGAATACTGAACCAGGGGGGCGTAAATCACTCAAAGCAACGGGTATTGTGGCTAAGCGACATGCTGCCAAAGGCAAATTTGAGGTCGAAACACAAGTTTCTGAAACCTGGTTTTATCTGCAGGAAAACTTGGGCGCTTACAGTTTTCTGCAAGCCAAGCTGATTACTGGCCGTACGCATCAGTTACGTGTGCAATTGTCGCATTTGGGATTCCCAATTCTGGGAGATGATAAATATGGGGACTTTGCGCTTAATAAACAATTAAGCAAACAAGGTCTCAAGCGCATGTTCCTGCATTCCAGTGAAACCCGTATTGCACATCCCCTGACAGGTGAGCCATTGCATCTCGTCGCGCCGCTGCCCCTTGAGCTGGGGAGTTTTCTGCAACAACAGCGTCAATTTAAGTTGGTAAAGTAG